A window of Syngnathus typhle isolate RoL2023-S1 ecotype Sweden linkage group LG9, RoL_Styp_1.0, whole genome shotgun sequence genomic DNA:
AAAATCCAGAAACTGCTTCATAGACAAAGGGGAGGGTGAGAATTTGGAATAATAGTCAATGTCCTTCCCTATGGACACACTGCTCCGCAAAAACCTTAAAAGTCTCATTGTTGTCCTTCAGTGTCGTCCGTCCGGGGCCTCGCAGTAGAGTCGGCTAACAGTGTGCTAATCTACCTGCATTCACTACATTGCTAGCGAGATACTGTCACAAAAATACTGTGGAAAGCAACATCTTAAAATGGCTGTCGTGTCGTTTGGTGAAATGTGAGCACGCCTCATAGTCCCTGTTTATGACTCGAGTTTCGCATTTAATAAGTAATTACTTGAGGGAGACATGGAAATCTACACGTTAATAGTGCGTATGTACGCAGCTAACGTCCCAAAGATACCAAGTGGCGTAAAGATAGTACACTTCccagcttgttttgccaaacCTTGCTTTTTTCATTTGCGTTTGTTTTAATCGTTCTTATGAGTATTGTTATGATATTCTTCAAATAATTTTTTGATttatatgacacttttcaagaCTTTTATTTGAACGCTGATTCAAATCGGCTGGTCAATGTGTGGAGTGATTGGGCGTGAGTTGTAGCCTTTACAATGAAAAATATTAAGAGGGAAATCATGAATAGGTGAATTGGTGGAATCGTGGCAGttccaaataaaaaatgaccaaACGACTTTTAGAAATGACAGAACATTCAAAGAAGAAAGAGAAAACGGAAGCGGTCGTGTATGTCGTCACTTCCGATAGCAATAGCATACAGCTCCTACTGTGTGACGATGGAACGAATGTTGGAGCCACGTTTTTGACTGTGAAGTGCAATTAGTCTGCGATCGCCGCTCATTATTGTAATGACAACTGACCTGTGATCTATTTATTACAAGCTTCGCTGTGTAGGGAGCGCAAACCTCAACTTTCCAGTAAGTTGCAGCCGTGACCCGCCAAAAAAGGCAGCGAGGTGCGTGAACCATTTTGTCAGCCGCTATCGTCCGGTGAGCGACAATGAGTGGCGGCTTCAACTTCGGACAGCCTTCCACCGCCAAGACCACAGCTCCAGCAGCACCCGCCACGGGAGTCGGCCCGACCACAACGTCCACTCCCGCAGTCGCCGGAACcagtggcggtggcggcggcttcTCCTTCGGCTCGTCCACTCAACCCGCCGCTAGTAGTGCACCGAGCGGCGGCGGCCTCGCATTTGGAACCCCCACCGCCACTACCAATCAATCAACCCCGGCTGCAGGTATCTTCTCACCGGCGGTGTCGTCGTCTGGCTTCGGTCTGACCTCGGGTGCGCCTGCAGGGGGAGTCTTCTCCTTTGGGACCCCAGTGCCAACCCAACcgggagcagcagcggcggctgcGCCTGCAGGGGGAGTCTTCTCCTTTGGGACCCCAGTGCCAACCCAACcgggagcagcagcggcggctgcGCCTGCAGGGGGAGTCTTCTCCTTTGGGACCCCAGTGCCAACCCAACcgggagcagcagcggcggctgcGCCTGCAGGGGGAGTCTTCTCCTTTGGGACCCCAGTGCCAACCCAACcgggagcagcagcggcggctgcGCCTGCAGGGGGAGTCTTCTCCTTTGGGACCCCAGTGCCAACCCAACCCGCAGCAGCAGTGGCACCCACGACAAATGTATCTGCAGGTCACCCATCCGGAGCGTTCAGCTTTGGTGGAAGCAAGGTCCAAGTCACCACAGTGACAGCCACAACAAGCGCACCAGGGAGTAGCTTCGCTTTTGGGTCAAGTGCTGCTCCTAACCTCACACTGGGTCCCCAAACCATCTCCACCACTATAGCCTCAGCTCCACAGGCTGGAGGTTTCACCCTGGGGATTAAACCCTCACCAACCCCGGCTCCCCCTGCAGCGACCCCAGTGGCTCCATTTCTGTTCTCGACCCCAGCATCAACAGCTGCAGCCCCCGCAATCGGGTCTGGTTCTAGTTTCGGCACCACTCCGACTCCTGCGGCGGCACCGACTGCAACGACCACTGCCGCCGTGTCGGCCCCCACCGCCCTGGCTGCAACCACCACATCAAGCTTCTCGCTAGGACCTGTCATCACCACGACCGCAGCTACAGTGGCCACCACCCTCCCGACGACCACTGCCCCTGCTGTGATGACCTATGACCAACTGGAGGGCCTCTTGAATAAGTGGAGCCTGGAGCTGGAAGATCAAGAGAGACACTTCATCCAGCAGGCCACTCAAGTCAACGCATGGGACCGCATGCTGGTGGCGAATGCTGAGAAGATCACGTCCCTGCACAAGGAAATGGAGAAGGTGAAGCTGGACCAGAAAAGGCTCAACCAGGAGGTGGACTTCATCCTGTCCCAGCAGAAGGAGCTGGAGGATCTGCTGTGCCCGTTGGAGGAATCTGTCAAAGAGCCGAGCGGCACCATCTACATGCAAAATGCAGACGAGGAGCGTGAGAGGACGTACAAGTTCGCGGAGAACGTGGATGCGCAGCTCAAGAGGATGTCACAAGACCTGAAGGAGATCATCGAGCATCTCAATACGTCCAGCGGTCCTGCCGACACCAGCGACCCGGTAAGATGCTGCCAGGTGTACGCCTCGGTCCTCCTAACTAGGGTTGAAAAGAGATGGAAAATGTCTGGTATACTGGTGGATTACTGCCGCCTGATGGCCAAGGCAGGCACAGCAAAAAGCTCACGATCATTTCGTTTACACTTTACAAATATGAACTGTTGAATTCTGCATTTATACTctttaaaagacaaaatatCAAAGTCTCATAAATTAGATTAACATTTTGCAAGCTTACACTTAATGGCTGACTTTTATTTCTTCAGCTTCAACAGATTTGCAAAATCCTCAACGCCCACATGGATTCCCTGCAGTGGATCGACCAAAATTCCATTCTCCTGCAGAGACGAGTGGAGGAGGTGTCCAAACTGTGTGACAACCAACGCAAAGAGCAGGAGAAGCCCTTCCGGTTAACCTTTtactgagcacacacacactttttagtgtttgacaaaatatttttgtctttgtaGGCAGTCATCATTATTGCTCTTTACGTTTTTGTCAGCTGTCAACCAGGATGCaatattttcaacatttttttataCAACAGAAAATTTGTTCCAAGTTAATGTCCAAAATATTGAATACATGTTTTAGATATTTTTGgatgaattaaataaaataccAAAAGATTCAATCACAAGAGAACTGCAACTTTGTCGCTCCAATTTTTAAGAATATTTATTCCAGTTCACAATTTAACATTCCTGAATAATCTAATTCAGGACTTTTAGCTATGCCCTGTTAgattcacacacaaaaaaatattttttcagtgaCCATACTaccttaaaaatataaaatcacATTTATTCACAGCGAGTCAACTGTGGGTATGATTgctgttcttaaaaaaacaaaaaaaatctacaaaagTCCTCAAATACAACACAGTCAACTGTGCCATTTGTGCATAATTATTTAAATTCAGCAAGGCTTCAATGAGAGTACCACTACATCACATCAGtaattcatttttaaatgcACTTAAGTCTAGTTCACATTTAAAACTGGACATCTTTGGCTCTATCATACATGATttatcaaaacaaataaatatacattGTGCAGAAAATATATACAAAAGATACATATAGAAAAATCTTCTATACAGTGTAGAAAGACTCAAGCACATGGTGAGCACATGAAGAAAATCGGCTGACATCACAAATGATTGTCTTTCACTGGCAATATAAAAAGCTGTACTAAAAATTCTGCCTTTGCAAAGATAGTTGAGCATAATTGTTTTTACCGCTCTTGTATTGGATCTTCATTGGATTGTGCAATTCAAGAGGTTGTCTCTAACTGGTAGCCTGAAGGCTCAAGAGTAACTTTCATTATCGACCCACGTTGTCATCCAAGGCTTCTTCTCAAATAGATTCAGTTTGACTTTGCCGTCTTCATAGTGAGGAGAATCCTTCCGGATGCGCACGGCGTGATATTGGGGGACGGTGTCCTCCTGCTTGGGGCGTCTGAAGAAGCCACACTGGATGGACAgaaacatgatttaaaaaaaaaaaaaaaagtagacaaCAAACATGTGTAAGAGTTGCACTGGCTGGGCAGAAGAATGTTAAGCATGCTTTTTGCGGTTCATTGCACGTTTCCAAAAGCCAAGGCGATGTCAGCTAAAGCACCTGCAGAGGACACAATTCCACAACAACGACAATCTTGTGACTCAAGTCGCCAACAAGAGCAATTTGTTTTAGTTGTGTGCAATGTGTGTCAGGTTAAATCTGTGCAGAGGTGACCCAAGCTTTATATCAGTTCAATTTAGAAAAGGTTGTTTCTTCGCAGATGACAAACGCTTTCAAGCCTAAAGCTGCCGAGGTGAGTtcattagtaggggtgtaacgattcatcgatacacatcgattaatcgatataatgctctacgatttgttggcatcgatgctaaacgtaaacatcgatctatatcgcccgtttttgacctgggacattagacgcggctttattttgaaatccagttcattgttgcttgcttcctctttccgggagcagtgcgcggcgtgttgcgttgtgagcagagcaggcacgtgaaaggggagccgacaactacgcggctcctgggctggtgctatggctagtgtccaagaagacgaggaaattcgctcccctttgggcttcaagtcattcgtttggaagcactttgtaatttcctaaataaagagtttgcagtaccttgttgattttgcgtatgaattgttatcaatcaggatattgttctatattgatcgtagagcactatatcatgatcgtatcgtgaatgaatcacagcaggctttaagatatcggcaaatatcgtatcgtggttctttgtatcgatatgatattgtatcgtgacaaaacccgcgctTTACACCCCTATTCATTAGTCGCCACGCATGCCCgagcttttttgtttgtttgtttttgcttactgtttttttccatgtataatacgcccccatgtataatacgcaccctaaaaatggcatgttgatgctggaaaattattttttttcttttttttttttttcggtatggcgccgtaagtggctgcctcccagcagtgttctctcttttcctctttatttctttcttttctcccttttctttctgtctttttgtccattcggcaatgctggtgccttctaccgcacctcggtatctcttcggatcggatattttgtattatttttttttcttcctgggaccgggatcatcggtcgagaccggcgtaactctacggcggcttcctgcttatccgggcagtgatgaccgggtccctcgccttggccttgcagccgcaacccctgtggggagtccgctccctcgtgctcgtcagaaccaacgactttcgccatgctagccccgtggtgaccatctgcacgtgcacccgactgggtgcccaggacgctgctcacacgtttgcctgctttgtgatgtttttcaccgattcacgaccacggtccattgggcgccgttgaactggactgcccctacacctgtctatggaccccgtggaggctatttagtgtgttttgggatgttctcttgtattgaggggtgctggttggccacagttactttttttcctttgtcttttagctttgttttgctttgatggcttttatcttgagcactttctggctttctttgtggcgccgttgtgtggcagccttatgagagcctattgagttgcgctcatgccatttgtgcgtcttttgtatacccactctgtggtatgaatactgctggggcctgaatttccccacccctggggatcaataaatatacaatcaatcaatcaatcaaataagcctgtacccatgtataatacgcacccaaattttgactcctacttaagtccgtaaacgtaaaattatttcagaaaaaagatcatctttgggaacaaccggatgttattctgccggtcagtatcactgcgcatgcgctagcacactcaatagcgaagaaatgtttcggatttgtgtagggtacattgtgacagcaaacgagcaagcgtctgatacgagagcattgtgttcgtatggagcgtgtttgaagtgaacagcagagaagaaagcgcatctgtaatggcggcctctgtatgatatccggattaaaaataataaataaaattgtacccatgtataatgcgcactccagattttaggacaataaattagttaaattttgcgcgttatacatggaagaaaacggtattTTAGAACCTTTTTAGAGCATAAAATCAGGCCTCAGCTGAGAGCTTGTCTTTGTCAGAAGGCTGAACATGGATCTCGGCCTTGTGATAGGCCGCATCGTACTGCTCTTTGGTTGCTCTCTTGAAGAAACCACACTGAAGGGAAGGGGGGTGATCAATCAGCAATCACACTATCTCAACATTTCATTTGATCAAAAATGAACAATACAGTTTTTCATTGACCAGTGCATCCCTATTAACCAATCATATTTGGACTGAATGTTAATTGTCACGCCTCCCACTCACCTTCCAAAGCAGACAGACCAATAAAGCCAAAATCAATACTCCTGCCAGAACAGCTACCACGATAATCCACCAGGGGACGCCACCGTACTGGGCCACTGCGCTCTCTGGGAACACCATGAGCTTCACCTGCCATAACGTGAAATGTACGATTGGAGTCCGCCACAACGTCATCAACGTCAATTTCTGCGCCTTACTTGGGTGTCAGGAGTTTTCAGAATCATGTTTGTGGCCCGGTTGTGGAGCACCAGCGAAGCCTTCACAATAATATCCAAGGATGACAGAGAAGTGTAATCCTGAGTGAAGACAAAACCAGATGAGGGTGATTTCATCAGGGCTGGAAAGTAACCAAGCGAGCATTAAGCAAATTAAGGGAAACTATTTTGTGCATCGGTGTCACTCCCTCGATCTCCGCCACAAAGTTAATGTCACCTCCAGAAAGGTTGAGTTCCACAGACGAGCTCGGAGTTCCACAGTGGACCCGTCGAGTCCATGCAAGGGACACTTGAGCACCACACACTGCAAATCTTTCCCACACGCCTTAAAAGAAAAGAGTACGTTTCAACATTTATGACTTGAGTTCCACTTTAAAGCTAACCAAGCTTTTTTTGTGCTCTATGTGCATCAATTTCACCCTGCAAAAAATGCTCACCAAAATCTTATTTTTTCCTGACAGTGGCCAAgtcttgctttttgtttttttcggtGCAATTTCCCGCTTTGTCCTGAATGCAGAGTTCTCCTGAAAGCACGTCCATTTTCCACATTAGCAAGGAAGCGATTACTTTAAAATCCTTTGTGTTCAATTTTACCTGGATGTGCTTCAAAGGGTTGATCTCGGACTCTGGTGTACAAACGATGTCACGCTCTCCTTCTTTAGCATTCATTTTCACCAGGTACAAAAGCCATTTGCCATTTTGATTGGATTTGGGCCACTGGATGTGCAGGGAAGATTTGACGGAAGCGTCCCACAAGTTGTTGATCtgggcaaaaaacaaaacaaaaaaaacacttgataaCAGTCACGACAATTTTAGTTTGACTTGAGTCATATCAACGTACTCTGAAGGTGTAATTGACTAAACTGCCGATCTCCTCTTCGCTCTTCATGGCGCTCTCTCCTCTCACGACTCCTCCGAATGAAACCCGATGAGGGTTGACATCCCTGATGGAGACGagcaaaataattcaaatctCCTCTTGATGTGTTCACGTTCTTACTGTTGGACGCAAACGTACCCAGTAATTGACAACGGCAGCTCAACCATCACTTTGGCTTTGATTCTCACATTAGCCAAATCTTGTACGCTCGTTCTGAGTCGGGggaaaaagatgaaaaatgtaACTCCAGGGATTAATGTACAGAACACGGCAGAGCTTCAGGTGAGCTCTTACGTTTGGAGCTGCAGGTCGATATCGATCTCTGTCGTCTCCAGAGTCATCGCCACGGTGCTCAGGATGATGTAAAATGTAACCTTATTGGGAAAAAGGGCCATTTATTTTCAAGAATGCCGCATAGGGAATGTAATGTGTGAGTTTGTACCTCGGTGCCTTGCTTAAACGGGTTGCCAAGCTCACAGTCGGCTTGGGAGCCATTTTGATTGGCCACGCAAATGATCTGCTTGTCCATCTACGGCAAAGTTACAAACACTTCAGCAGATTGGAGtggtaatattattattttttattattctcattattattttattttgtattattatttttattatcactattttcattattactattctcattattattattacggtGATCGTTTCACCGTTTTGCGATGCGAGCGGACGCCCGAATAAGACAGCGTGTCGGGGAAGGACCCAGTCAGCTTGGCTTCGTAGGCGTCGTCCCCGTGCAGGTTGCTGACGGTCAGCCGCAGAGCCAAGTCCTTCCTCTCGTAAGTCAGATGAAACACGGACACGTTGTCCCTCCTGCTGAGGCGCAGATAAAGCACTTAATCGGAACGACTGCTGGGTAGCTTTCCTATAATGTGCGTCCTCATTGggagattattttattttacttgaaaAAGGTTCTTTCTGTGACTCACATGGGCAaaggcgagtaaatgtcttgaTTGCTTTGCTTGTACAGCAATTTGTAGTCCATCATCAGGTTACTGCGACAAACGTGATCACTTCCGCATCCTTCCTTGACAAAATTGAcctacaaaagaaaaatacgATGATGACACTAATAATTCCCATACTTTAATATAAAAATTAATCGTCATTTTACCTGGATGGTTTCGTTGTTTGACTGAGTAGAGTCCGAAATTGGCATCAGTTGCGGGAGGCCGCTCTTTGCCTTTTGTCGCTTCGTGCCAACTATTTGTGCCGACACCTCGACGGGAATGCTTCGCATCTTATCTTTAATGTTCTcctgtgcaaaaaaacaaatttttaatgtttttttttttatgtacctaACATGCGTTCAAGATTGTGTACATGTTGATGctttatgatcttttttttttttttttttacctttaacTTGGCTTTTATCTTAATGCAGGTTTCCTGCTTTTGTCCTCGGAGGTCCAAGGTGCTGTTAAAGTAGTGTTCCGTTTCCGAGTTGGATTTATTAAAGAACGCGACTCTTGAGAGCAAGCCTTGTTTCCTGCGAATTCCGTCCACCTCCACAGAGTAGCCGATAACTGTGGCGGAAGAAGGCGACTCAAGATAAGACCAAATAAAGCTTCTATGCGgataataaaatcaaaaatgattTACGTACTTATTCTCGGGCTGTACGATGCCGGATTTGCTTTGTAGCTGAAGCAAGCATCCACAGTGAAGCTAAAGACAGAAAAAAGCTTTTTGCGAAATGACACTCAAGAGAGGTTCCATTATGACTGAATATTTACCAGATGTTGCTTCCACAGTTCTTTATTGTTAGGTCAATTTCCCGTGGGGAGATTTTGACATCTCGGTGGATACTAATGACTGGTCTTGCTCTGAAAAAGAATGAAATGTAATTGTAGCAATCAGTACGTATTGAGCGCTTTCAAGATACTTCATCAAATAGTAGATTGCGCACTCATGGACGCCGTGCATTAATGACCTGATACTTGAACGAATTAACGCCTGGCTTCACCTAAATTATTTCTCTCTTGATTagcgttattttaaaaaatattttttaaaaaatcgctAAATTATTGGAAAATAAGAAATCGAGACAATTCAGTGTAATGTTTAAAAACCTGTAAATGAGTGCCGAGTCTGAGAGAGAGCCCACAGCGAGGTCTGGATAAGAGTTGCTGTCCAGGTCCATGTTGcctgccagagaatagccaaaCAGTCGGATGTTGTAATCTTTGCCGGAAATAATCTGgaatcaaatacaaaaacaactGGAAGTAATTCCGATGTCAAAACCTcatcattaaaaacaaaagttgaaGTCCGTGACAAAGTGAGTGAAAAAGTGAGATCAATTTATTGTAATGTGTAATCTATAAACCAAACCAACCTGAGCCGGGCGTGTGTTTATCCCCTGCACTGATCCGTGATAAATGTAGACCTTTCCCGTACCGCCATCATCATACGGTGCCCCGATGGCGATGTCTGGTTGAAGGCGGGAAAACATTTATTGAAACAATAATCGAgttaaaaagcaacaaaaaagcAACAGCACCACTAAATAACCTTGATAAGCATCTTGGTTGACGTCACCGATGTTCTCCACCGCCAGACCAAACATGGAGTCTCTGGTCCCGTTAAGACGGACAGGAGCGACGCCTCGCCATCGTCCCGCCTGGTTGATGTAAACATAAGCGGCGCCTCCAACGTCTTTGTCCTTCATGTAGAACTGGGGCGCTCCAACGATTATGTCCTGCCAACTGGGTCAAAGTGATACCATATTAGTCATTTTGGACGTGACGACGGCGGTGGCATAGTTGGTTGCTAAGCAACCAAACAGAAAGTAGCCTGGTGCCTACTTTCATACCGGCAGATTAATGTGGACATGCAACACACCCGTCTCCGTTCAAGTCCGCTACGGCCACGTCGTAACCAAAAGAGGACGCCAGCCCGGGCCCGTACAGTGTGTGGTCCACAGTAAGTCGGGCGGAGCCGTGGTTCTCTTTCCTCAGCAGCAGCACGGCACCACTGTGATTGGCTCTGGGCGCCCCAGCCACCACAGTTAGGCCACGCCCCCTGGTGATGCTGTGACCAGAGTCCAGAGAGAATCCTAAACGTGAAACGAATCAGAGAATTAACGGCGATCTCGATCAATCAGATGATCGTAGAAAATTCGATGTATTTTTTTCGCATCTCACCGAGGTAGCTATTGGCTGGAACGGGGACGAGCTCTGGGTTCAAGGCGTGCTCGTCGCCCACTTCATAAGGGCCGTCGTCGTACACGCCCATCTCTAAAagggtgttgtttttttgctctaCACGTACAatgcctgacaaaaaaaaaaaaaaaagacttaatcaCAGGCACCCAATGGACCACTAAAGGTGTCGAGACCTTTCCAGTTGTATGCTCCAGGTGCTCCAAAAACCAGATAATGGTAGTCTTTGGTGAAAGTGGCGGCCAGACCCTGCTGACACGACCCGAACATCTCGTGTCCCCTGGCCCTGCCCTCGCAGAAATTCCAGCTGCCGCCGTCCTCGTCCGACGACTCGTCGATTGTCAGGTCTTGGCTCAGGACGTAGCAGCGGCCTGTGATGTCACGGGCCTCCTGGGCCGTGTTCACAAACAAACGCTTCTGGTAGCGATGAGCGCACGTCTGAAGCGATGACAagatttttgcttttgtttaatTCATTCCAGAAGGTCTTTTGTGAggcttttttatttaaacactTACCACAATTTTCCCGCCAGGCCCTTGACTCTGTACCGTGACCCCCATCCACTGGTTCTCCTTGTTCTCAACTCGGATATCCTCTTTCAAAATTTAGACAAAGACGACGCCACGGCATGAACGCAAATGCACAATAGAAACTCCAATCGACACAATAAAGAGGCCATCGCTGGGTTTCCTCCAGATAAGATTGGGCGGGATGTGGAAATATTCTTACCTTCACTGTCAAATAAAATTCGTTCACAATCGTGAGAGTAGTTAATATCACATTTGTAGAGTCCTCCAGTGATGTTGGCGTTCTGTTTCCCCAAAGCTCTAGCTCGGGGGGCACCGATCAACaacctgagaaaaaaaatttgGGTCACTTTAAGTCAGTTCGAATTCCAGCCATCATACCAAAACAACACAGAATGAATTTGACTGGATAGTTTTGAGGGCAAACCTTATCTTTCATGACCTTGAGAATTGGCCAAACAATGTCACAGTACAGCAAAACAGAAACACAGCTGTGCTGTATAAGCAATACAGAAAAGTAACATGCAGGAGGATTTTTGACAAGAGCAGCTCCTTGATATCTGTGACGATAAAAAGTCAAGAAGTATGTGAAAGTTTCTTGGGCACTGCCTGGAATTTCCTTACGGGACAGAAAGGAAATCCTGTCTAGCTTTTGGACTCTTCTCTTTGGATGATTTTTTGAGGTTCTACAGATCTTCTAGACCAGTTGCCCAACAGGGCCTGGGGGAGGTCTGACGCTGAGATGTAAGAGCAAATTGCAAACAAAAGGCCAGTGACGCTGCGTAAATATAAACAGGAGCTTTTTTACTAACTTGACATTTCAGCAGCATGTGATGTCATATAAGGAGAATTCTATTAGACATTTGCATAATATTGAAAAGATCTTGGGGTGTCCACGCAAGCTTACTCAACAGCGATACAAGATGAGGAAAAGCACATCAGTGTTAGAATTGTAAAGCAGAGCTGCTGGGAAAAGTTGTAGAATTTAGCAAGTGACTGAGGGTTAATATTGACATTAGCACGCAACACTGCCTTCTGGTTTGTCAGTGAAGCAGTGCTTTGCTCCACCAAATGAATGCATGCATCTTTTTTGGGTGACCTCAAACCTGcctttgcaaagaaaaaaaaagaaacagcagaggcagtgtttttttttttcttttctacaagCTTCATTTTGTTATCAAAAACATGCGAGGCTGAGCTATGTTTGGTCTGTCATTGCGGTCGAGGTGCCAGTCGCTGCAAACAATGATTGCACTACTTTTGTGCACGGAAGTGAAGCTGCTCTTACTCATAACAAACTTGACCGGACATATGTTCATTAAAGAACACAGCTTTGAAACAACACTCTTCACAATAAAACAATATCGAGTGTTTAGGCCTCCTTTTGAAATGACAAGCAAAACAGACAAATTTGATCAATTTTGCCTCCTTTCTCTATTTACAAAATCTTTCGATTGGATTCCGGCCCGCATTCATGAGCTCATGTGACTCGGCGGCAAATTAGCCTGACAAGTCAAGTGAAAGCTCATTGAGCCAGCTAAGGGAACAAGCAACCACTCCCAGCTGTGAAGCACCACGCTGACATCAC
This region includes:
- the itga6a gene encoding integrin alpha-6 isoform X3; this translates as MLPRGEFCLTLFYLLNAPLLQAFNLDTNYVIRKDGEPGSLFGFSLAMHRQLNPDKRMLLIGAPRARALGKQNANITGGLYKCDINYSHDCERILFDSEEDIRVENKENQWMGVTVQSQGPGGKIVTCAHRYQKRLFVNTAQEARDITGRCYVLSQDLTIDESSDEDGGSWNFCEGRARGHEMFGSCQQGLAATFTKDYHYLVFGAPGAYNWKGIVRVEQKNNTLLEMGVYDDGPYEVGDEHALNPELVPVPANSYLGFSLDSGHSITRGRGLTVVAGAPRANHSGAVLLLRKENHGSARLTVDHTLYGPGLASSFGYDVAVADLNGDGWQDIIVGAPQFYMKDKDVGGAAYVYINQAGRWRGVAPVRLNGTRDSMFGLAVENIGDVNQDAYQDIAIGAPYDDGGTGKVYIYHGSVQGINTRPAQIISGKDYNIRLFGYSLAGNMDLDSNSYPDLAVGSLSDSALIYRARPVISIHRDVKISPREIDLTIKNCGSNICFTVDACFSYKANPASYSPRIIIGYSVEVDGIRRKQGLLSRVAFFNKSNSETEHYFNSTLDLRGQKQETCIKIKAKLKENIKDKMRSIPVEVSAQIVGTKRQKAKSGLPQLMPISDSTQSNNETIQVNFVKEGCGSDHVCRSNLMMDYKLLYKQSNQDIYSPLPMRDNVSVFHLTYERKDLALRLTVSNLHGDDAYEAKLTGSFPDTLSYSGVRSHRKTMDKQIICVANQNGSQADCELGNPFKQGTEVTFYIILSTVAMTLETTEIDIDLQLQTTSVQDLANVRIKAKVMVELPLSITGDVNPHRVSFGGVVRGESAMKSEEEIGSLVNYTFRINNLWDASVKSSLHIQWPKSNQNGKWLLYLVKMNAKEGERDIVCTPESEINPLKHIQENSAFRTKREIAPKKTKSKTWPLSGKNKILACGKDLQCVVLKCPLHGLDGSTVELRARLWNSTFLEDYTSLSSLDIIVKASLVLHNRATNMILKTPDTQVKLMVFPESAVAQYGGVPWWIIVVAVLAGVLILALLVCLLWKCGFFKRATKEQYDAAYHKAEIHVQPSDKDKLSAEA